The DNA sequence GTGCGGCGTGCGGGGTGCGCGGGCGCGCACTCAAAGCGCGGCCGACGGACAGACACCGGAGTGTTCGAGAAATCTGGAAACGACGGATCGATCATGGCATTAGTGGGAGCCAGTGGGTTCCAGAGACCGCGATTGCGGCGCTCGACACGTTAGTGGGACTGTTTCGGCCGACCGGCGGCTACTTTCGAGGACAGGACATCTCTCACGGCGGAACGGCAGCTGATGGAGGGGAAAAGAGACGTCTGCATCCAGATACACGGCGGTCAAGCAGACACGACAGTTGGATAGCTCGATCTGTCAACGAGGCTCCCGATCATCAGGCGGCAGAGTCCGCCATTGCGAGCAGGGGCTGCGATGTGCGCCGGCCGCGGTAGACGGCCCAGAGTTCTGAAGACTGGCGGGTCTTCGTGTCATCGTCCGAAGTGTGACGAGTGGATATTACTGAGGGTTTCACGTTTCATTGTCGAGGTTCGGCTCGCTTTGTTCAACCACCCAGCATACGGGCTTAGGAGGCACAACTTGTTGAGTGAGGGATTTTCTCCACCCTTTTCGAGGTATCGCCATCGGTCCCACTGCACGAGGGGTCAGGTGGTCAAAGGAGCGGCACCGGAAGTCTCTTTTCAGGCGCCAAAGCGTCACTCGAGCGGGAAGCCGGCACACCGCACCGCCTGGGATTTGGTGTTTCAACAGTCCGCAATCGTGTCTTGAAGACCATCGGGCCGCCCGTTGAGCCTTCGTCGGGGACTTCGGGCTTTCTCCACACGGCCCCGGGCCGGATTCGTGGTCGATCATGAAGATTCTGATGGTGAATCTGAGTTTCCTCCCCGACAGTGTAGGTGGGACGGAGGTATACACCTACCACCTGTCGAGAGCACTCATAGCTGCCGGTCACTCCGTGACCGTGTTCACAGCCGTCGAGGACATGACCGCGACACGATACGAGATCCGGCGCTCGATGTTGGATGGTATCTCGCTGATCAAGGTCGTGAACTCGCCAGCACAGGCGCGGAAATTCACCGACTATTTCAAGGACGTTCACACGGAGCGGGTCTTCCGGGAGGTTATCCGTGAGGAGTGCCCGGATGTCGTCCACTTTCAGCATCTTGCGTATCTCTCAGGTGCAATGCCGGAAATCGCATTTCAGGAAGGCTTCCCGAGTATCCTCACCCTGCACGACTACTGGTACATATGTCGTCGAAGTCATCTGATTAGGCCAAGTGTTGGCATCTGCGAAGGTCCGATGTCCGGCACGAATTGTGCGACGTGTCTCGACAAGCCGCTACCCAATACCCGTGCGCGTGATTCGGCAACTGCGCCTGAAATGGAGACGAATAGCGGATGGATCGGCCGGGCCTTGCGATGGCTTGACTCAGCGCGTAGGTACCCCAGCATCGGCCTAGCGAGTGAATTTCCCGACAGCATGGGCGTCGACCACGTCGCTCTAGCCGAGAACCGATTCCGTCACGAGTTCTTCAGTCGACAGTTGCGCTACCCGGCAGTTCTGCTGAGTCCGTCGCGATATTTGAAGGCACGATACGAAGCGGAGGGCTTCCCTCCCATATCGGTTCTGCCTCTGGGCTTTTCCCGTGTCGATCCGGTGCCTCCGGTTCCTTATCGCGGCACCTTGAGAATCGCCTTCATCGGGAACCTGCTACGCACGAAGGGCGCGCACGTGATCCTGGGCGAGCTCGAGGAACTCGGGAGAAGGGGAAGTGAAGTCGAAGTACACATTCACGGGTGGGGAGCGGACAAACTGTACCTGGCGGAACTCCAATCCGCCGTCCGCAGGTATCCTACTGGAGCGGCATGGCTCCATGGACCGTATCAAGGCGACGCCGACCTTGGGAGCATTCTTTCAAGCGTCCACCTGACGGTCTTTCCGTCGCTCTGGGAGGAGAACTACCCGCTCGTCGTGCGCGAAGCGTTGCAGCGCGGAGTTCCGGTCGTGGGCTCGAAGTACGGCGGGGTGCCCGAGGCAATCGTCCATGGCGTCAACGGCTGCCTGTTCGATCCGCACCTGCAAGGAGATCTCCGTCACACGATCTCCGAGATTATTCGGCAACCGGATCGGCTCGAGGCGTTGCGCGCAGGCGCTCGCCGCACCGACGTAGAGACTCAAGATGCACACGTGCGCAAGCTGATGGACATCTACGAGTCTGTCACGCGCAACGTCGTCGATGTCGATCTGATGGGCGCCCGGCTGCGCGGGCTTGAACCCCAATGATCGATCCGAACGAGCCCGACTTCGCGAATACGCCGGCGTCGGAACAACGGCCGCGTTATGCCTATGAACCAGTTGACCCGTCCAGACCGCCGTTGGTCACGATCATCACACCGTTTTACAACACCGGCCCCGTCTTCCGTGAAACGGCCGAATCCGTCCGACGTCAGTCGCTTCAGCAATGGGAATGGATCATCATCAACGATGGGTCCACGGACACGGAGGCACTCGCGCTACTGGACGAATATGCCCTCGCAGACCGTCGAATCCGCATCATCCACCATCAGCAGAACCTGGGTCTGAGCACGGCGCGCAATACGGGATTCGCTGCGGCGGCCACGGACTATGTCGTGCAGTTGGACAGTGACGACTCATTGAGCCCACCGCCGTGGAGAAGTGGTGGTGGTTTCTTAGAACCCGTCCGAACGCCGCGTTCGTGAAGGGCTTCTCAGTCGCGTTCGGAGCATTCGAATATGTCTGGAGGAAGGGCTTCACAACGGCAGGTCCTTTCTCGAGGAAAACCTCGTGAACGCGACGAGCATGATTCGCAGGTCCGCGCATCGCAAGGTTGGCGGATACGACGAGTCGATGAAGCTCGGACTAGAGGACTGGGATTTCTGGCTGAAGAGCGCGAGCGCCGGTAACTGGGGCACCTGTATTCCTGAATTTCTCGACTGGTACCGGCGACGAACCGATCATACTGATCGATGGGAAGCCCTGAACGAGACGCGTATTGCCGATTTCCTGACGCGCTGTCGGGTGCGCTACCCGGAGCTCTGGAACGGCCGCTTCCCCCGGCCGATTCTGAGGGACGACGACTCGGTCGAGCAGTCGG is a window from the Gemmatimonadaceae bacterium genome containing:
- a CDS encoding glycosyltransferase, with product MKILMVNLSFLPDSVGGTEVYTYHLSRALIAAGHSVTVFTAVEDMTATRYEIRRSMLDGISLIKVVNSPAQARKFTDYFKDVHTERVFREVIREECPDVVHFQHLAYLSGAMPEIAFQEGFPSILTLHDYWYICRRSHLIRPSVGICEGPMSGTNCATCLDKPLPNTRARDSATAPEMETNSGWIGRALRWLDSARRYPSIGLASEFPDSMGVDHVALAENRFRHEFFSRQLRYPAVLLSPSRYLKARYEAEGFPPISVLPLGFSRVDPVPPVPYRGTLRIAFIGNLLRTKGAHVILGELEELGRRGSEVEVHIHGWGADKLYLAELQSAVRRYPTGAAWLHGPYQGDADLGSILSSVHLTVFPSLWEENYPLVVREALQRGVPVVGSKYGGVPEAIVHGVNGCLFDPHLQGDLRHTISEIIRQPDRLEALRAGARRTDVETQDAHVRKLMDIYESVTRNVVDVDLMGARLRGLEPQ
- a CDS encoding glycosyltransferase family 2 protein, with product MIDPNEPDFANTPASEQRPRYAYEPVDPSRPPLVTIITPFYNTGPVFRETAESVRRQSLQQWEWIIINDGSTDTEALALLDEYALADRRIRIIHHQQNLGLSTARNTGFAAAATDYVVQLDSDDSLSPPPWRSGGGFLEPVRTPRS